The DNA segment ACCGGCTCAGCATGTTCGCCGTATAATCCACCAGCGCCGTCACCCGTGAATAGGGCATACGGCGCGGACCCAACACTCCAATCATTCCAACCGTCTTGTCGCCGACGGAATACGGCGCGGCGACGATTCCGATGTCGTCGACGCCCTGCATCGACGCCTCGCCACCCAGCAGGATGGTCGGGCGCGTGCTCGCCGTGTCACGCAATCCGGCCCGCAATAAGCTCGCCACGCGTTCACGTTCTTCGAGCAAATTGAACACTTCGCGCGCCCGTTCGACGTCCCTGAACTCGGGATGCTCGAACAGGTGCGTCGTACCGTCCAAGTAAATCTGGCCCGAGCGTTGCGGAGGCAGCAACTGCAACAACCGCGAAGCCTCTTCGGCCAACTGCTGCTGCTCATCCACGAAGATGCGCAGCCGCGTATGCAACGTGCTCGCCAACTTGTCCACGGATACCCCGCGGAGGTTGTCGTTCAGGAACTGCGTTACCCGGCCCAGCATCACCGGGTCCAGGCCGCGCTCCGACGAGACGATGTGCGTGCGAACCCGTCCGTAGCTGTCCGCAATCAGGATTGCGGTGCGCGACGTGTTCAGCGGCATCAACTCCACGCGGTTTACCCGCGCGTCGCTCTCGTCCGGGCTCTCAACGATGCCCGTCTGATGCGAAATCAGCGCCAGCAGATGGCTCGTCTGCCGCATGACTTCGTCCGCGTCGTCGAGCCGCTCGGTCAGGTCCATCTCGATGCGCGCCCGCTCCTGAATCGTCAGTTCCTGCACCCGCATCAGGTAGTCCACGTAGTACCGGTAACCCTTGTCGGTCGGGACTCTCCCGGAACTCGTGTGCACCTGCTGCAGGTAGCCCGACTCTTCGAGATCGGACATCGTGTTGCGGACCGTCGCCGGGCTGATCTCCAGCCCCAGGCGTTTCACGATGGACCGAGATCCCACCGGTTCGGCGGTCGTTATGTACAGATGCACTACCGCCTGGAGGATGGATCGCTCTCGCTCGGACAGGTCGACATCACGATTCATAGCTGGCCTGCTTTGGCACTCGTTGCATTAGAGTGCTAACAACTGCGAAGTCTACCACATGCCCTCCGCCTTGTCAAGGGACCCGCTCGATTTCGCGGGATCACTTAACATATTTCAAGGCAGCAACTTAGGGCGCTCTTGCCTCGCTCAAAACCACTTCCAATCGGTTGACTTTGGCCCTCTTCCTTGTTACCATCCCCTCAATCTATCTCACTCCGGGGAGCAGGCCTTGTGCGCATCGGCATCGATGTCGGCCCAGTAACGCAACGCCCGACCGGCGTTGGCAACTATTGCCGTAACCTCTTCAGTACGCTTGTTGAGGAGTGCCGGGACGACTCGTTTGTCGCCTTCTCGGCGAGCATGCACCCGCCCGCCCTCGGCTCTGCCGGACCGCGCGTGACGATGCGCCACTTCCCGGCGCCTACGCGCGCCCTGTATGGACTTTGGTCAACCGTGGGCCTGCCGCGTATCGAAGCGATGACCGGCCCCGTGGATGTTTACCACGCCACCAATTTCTTTCTGCCGCCGGCGCGCACATGCGGGCGCGTGCTGACTATTCACGATTTGGGGTTTCTGGTCGTGCCGGAGATGTGCAGTCCCAAGATTGTAGGGCCGTTTTCGAAGCGGATGCGCCGCTTCGCGGCGGAGGCGGACGTCGTCCTCGCCGACTCGGAAGCGACGCGCCAAGATATCCTTCGGTTGCTGGAGGTGCCGCCCGCTAAGGTGGTGGCCGCGCCGCTGGCCGCTGGGAAGGACTTGCGGCCCATGGACCGCGACGAGGCGCGGCGCGTCGTCCGCGAACGCCACGGCCTGCACGAACCCTATTTGCTGTTCGTGAGCACGCTGGAACCTCGAAAGAACGTGACGGGACTGTTGCGTGTGTTTGCGCGATTGCGCGATCGCATACCTCATCGCTTGGTGCTTGTGGGCGCAACGGGCTGGAATGCCGATCCGATTGTTGAGGCCATCGCTACACTGGGCATCTCAGACCGTGTTGTGCGATTGGGGTTTGCCCCCGGCAACGATCTGAACGCCCTTTACTCGGCGGCGGATGTGTTTGTGTTTCCATCGTACTACGAGGGATTCGGGTTGCCCGTGCTGGAGGCGATGACGTGCGGGTGTCCGGTCGTGACGTCCAATCGCTCATCGTTGCCGGAGGTCGTGGGGGAAGCGGGCACGATGTGCGAGCCTGATGACCATGCGGCCATCGCGGAAGCAGTGATGCGTTTAATCGAAGACGGCGCAGCCAGGGAGCGGGCTGTGGCACGGGGATTGGCTCAGGCAGCAACGTTTTCGTGGAGCGCGTGCGCCGCTATCACACGTGAAGCATACGAAAGGGCGGCATCGTGCGTGTCCTGATCAACGGCTTACAGGCAGGCAATCGAAGCGGTACCGGCGTGTACACGACGCAGTTGTCGGCCAAGCTCGTCACCCTCGCAGACAAAGGCGCCGTGGATGTTGTGTGGCCGGACGGCCTCCCGCTGCCGGAGAATAGTACCGGGCGGGAAACCGCTTTCTTGTCGAGTGCGCGCATGTCTACCGCGCGACGCATCTGGTTCGATCAAGTTGGTATTCAAGGCCAGGCGCGAAAAGGCGGTTATGACCTGATTCACTATCCCGCGAATATCGGCGCGCTGCTCTCGCGCGTCCCTTCGGTGCTCACGGTTCACGATCTCACCTTTCTGCGCGATCCCTCGTGGTACAACCCCGAGCGGGCGGCCTACTACCGCATCGCCACGCGTCGCAGCGTGAAGACCGCGCGGCGCATCATCGCGGTGTCGCAGGCGACTGCCAACGACCTTATGGCGATGCTGGAGGTACCGGCGGAACGCATCGACGTCGTCCACAACGGGGTCGATCCGCGATTCAGGCCCGCGAGCGAGGCTGTGCAGA comes from the Candidatus Hydrogenedentota bacterium genome and includes:
- the hrcA gene encoding heat-inducible transcriptional repressor HrcA, with protein sequence MNRDVDLSERERSILQAVVHLYITTAEPVGSRSIVKRLGLEISPATVRNTMSDLEESGYLQQVHTSSGRVPTDKGYRYYVDYLMRVQELTIQERARIEMDLTERLDDADEVMRQTSHLLALISHQTGIVESPDESDARVNRVELMPLNTSRTAILIADSYGRVRTHIVSSERGLDPVMLGRVTQFLNDNLRGVSVDKLASTLHTRLRIFVDEQQQLAEEASRLLQLLPPQRSGQIYLDGTTHLFEHPEFRDVERAREVFNLLEERERVASLLRAGLRDTASTRPTILLGGEASMQGVDDIGIVAAPYSVGDKTVGMIGVLGPRRMPYSRVTALVDYTANMLSRLLTRLAG
- a CDS encoding glycosyltransferase family 4 protein, whose product is MRIGIDVGPVTQRPTGVGNYCRNLFSTLVEECRDDSFVAFSASMHPPALGSAGPRVTMRHFPAPTRALYGLWSTVGLPRIEAMTGPVDVYHATNFFLPPARTCGRVLTIHDLGFLVVPEMCSPKIVGPFSKRMRRFAAEADVVLADSEATRQDILRLLEVPPAKVVAAPLAAGKDLRPMDRDEARRVVRERHGLHEPYLLFVSTLEPRKNVTGLLRVFARLRDRIPHRLVLVGATGWNADPIVEAIATLGISDRVVRLGFAPGNDLNALYSAADVFVFPSYYEGFGLPVLEAMTCGCPVVTSNRSSLPEVVGEAGTMCEPDDHAAIAEAVMRLIEDGAARERAVARGLAQAATFSWSACAAITREAYERAASCVS